In Perca fluviatilis chromosome 14, GENO_Pfluv_1.0, whole genome shotgun sequence, a genomic segment contains:
- the gal3st4 gene encoding galactose-3-O-sulfotransferase 4 isoform X2, producing MLFRRRARMLRLLVCGRLGPVWMWKALLLFVAIGFAGQLLGVIFNKSVQSAGRSIFSSPDAQGPSLGSCQPHTHIMFLKTHKTASSTVLNMLYRFGDERDLRFALPLGYQLGYPLPFNAHRVKGYRGPRAVEFHIMGNHMRFNKAETEKVMPADTFYFSIIRDPVALAESSFAYYKEVAPAFRKAKSLGDFADDPKKYYDPRLRNNHYARNLLWFDFGMDHNANFSEALAQRAEAMIRRTFKLILVSEYFDQSMILLRHALCWPLDAVVSFSLNARQQKPSVIGGMGGSWVGKAVAAAGVGGRVVRSQAKTLTNVTEEQREKLRQWNALDWHLYKSFNRTFWGEINRFGHAQMEQEVALLRTRREDLARVCLRDGGKPVESHRIRDKNIRPYQSGLVKILGYELQLGLDNATRMACLSMIRPEIQYKDVLDAKQFPRAPAAQPGQPNQGPMVAAGGSLSRQDSSRTGERPVGGEAGGRTVEEGERDWDGSRLMRRNLTLIRGQEKGR from the exons ATGCTTTTCAGACGGAGAgccag GATGTTGCGGTTGCTGGTTTGTGGTCGGTTGGGTCCAGTGTGGATGTGGAAGGCGCTGCTGCTCTTCGTTGCCATTGGGTTTGCTGGCCAGCTGTTGGGGGTCATCTTCAACAAGAG TGTGCAGTCAGCCGGTCGCTCCATCTTTTCCTCCCCCGATGCCCAGGGGCCCTCTCTGGGCTCCTGTCAGCCCCACACCCATATCATGTTCCTCAAGACCCATAAGACGGCCAGCAGCACCGTGCTCAACATGCTGTACCGCTTCGGGGATGAGCGTGACCTGCGCTTCGCCCTGCCACTGGGCTACCAGCTGGGCTACCCACTACCATTCAACGCTCACAGGGTCAAAGGTTACAGAGGTCCCAGAGCCGTGGAGTTCCACATCATGGGCAATCACATGAGATTTAATAAGGCTGAG ACGGAGAAGGTGATGCCTGCAGACACGTTCTATTTCTCCATCATCAGAGACCCAGTCGCTCTGGCTGAGTCCTCCTTTGCCTATTATAAAGAGGTCGCGCCTGCCTTTCGGAAAGCCAAAAGCTTGGGCGACTTTGCTGACGACCCTAAGAAATACTACGACCCCCGCCTCCGCAACAACCACTACGCCCGGAACCTGTTGTGGTTTGACTTCGGCATGGACCACAATGCTAATTTCTCGGAGGCACTGGCTCAGCGCGCTGAAGCCATGATCCGCCGCACCTTCAAGCTGATTCTGGTGTCTGAGTACTTTGACCAGTCCATGATCCTGCTGAGACACGCCCTCTGCTGGCCGCTGGACGCTGTCGTCTCATTCAGCCTCAACGCTCGGCAGCAGAAGCCCAGTGTCATCGGGGGGATGGGCGGGAGCTGGGTTGGCAAAGCGGTGGCGGCGGCCGGCGTCGGCGGCAGAGTGGTACGTTCCCAAGCCAAGACGCTGACCAATGTTACGGAGGAACAGCGGGAGAAGCTGCGGCAATGGAACGCCCTGGACTGGCACTTATATAAGTCCTTCAACCGGACCTTCTGGGGGGAAATCAATAGGTTCGGTCACGCCCAGATGGAGCAGGAAGTAGCTCTTCTCAGGACGCGGCGGGAAGATCTGGCTCGGGTTTGTCTCAGGGATGGCGGAAAGCCTGTAGAGTCGCACCGGATCCGAGACAAAAACATCCGCCCGTACCAGAGCGGATTGGTGAAAATTCTCGGTTACGAGCTCCAGCTGGGGCTGGACAACGCCACCAGGATGGCCTGTCTGAGCATGATCAGGCCTGAGATCCAGTACAAAGACGTGCTGGATGCTAAACAGTTCCCACGGGCTCCGGCGGCCCAGCCAGGCCAACCGAACCAGGGCCCGATGGTAGCGGCAGGTGGATCTCTTTCAAGACAAGACTCGTCCAGGACAGGAGAGAGGCCGGTAGGGGGAGAGGCTGGGGGGAGGACggtggaggagggggagagggactGGGATGGGAGCCGCTTAATGAGGAGGAACCTGACTTTAATACGAGGGCAAGAAAAAGGAAGATGA
- the gal3st4 gene encoding galactose-3-O-sulfotransferase 4 isoform X3: protein MLRLLVCGRLGPVWMWKALLLFVAIGFAGQLLGVIFNKSSVQSAGRSIFSSPDAQGPSLGSCQPHTHIMFLKTHKTASSTVLNMLYRFGDERDLRFALPLGYQLGYPLPFNAHRVKGYRGPRAVEFHIMGNHMRFNKAETEKVMPADTFYFSIIRDPVALAESSFAYYKEVAPAFRKAKSLGDFADDPKKYYDPRLRNNHYARNLLWFDFGMDHNANFSEALAQRAEAMIRRTFKLILVSEYFDQSMILLRHALCWPLDAVVSFSLNARQQKPSVIGGMGGSWVGKAVAAAGVGGRVVRSQAKTLTNVTEEQREKLRQWNALDWHLYKSFNRTFWGEINRFGHAQMEQEVALLRTRREDLARVCLRDGGKPVESHRIRDKNIRPYQSGLVKILGYELQLGLDNATRMACLSMIRPEIQYKDVLDAKQFPRAPAAQPGQPNQGPMVAAGGSLSRQDSSRTGERPVGGEAGGRTVEEGERDWDGSRLMRRNLTLIRGQEKGR, encoded by the exons ATGTTGCGGTTGCTGGTTTGTGGTCGGTTGGGTCCAGTGTGGATGTGGAAGGCGCTGCTGCTCTTCGTTGCCATTGGGTTTGCTGGCCAGCTGTTGGGGGTCATCTTCAACAAGAG CAGTGTGCAGTCAGCCGGTCGCTCCATCTTTTCCTCCCCCGATGCCCAGGGGCCCTCTCTGGGCTCCTGTCAGCCCCACACCCATATCATGTTCCTCAAGACCCATAAGACGGCCAGCAGCACCGTGCTCAACATGCTGTACCGCTTCGGGGATGAGCGTGACCTGCGCTTCGCCCTGCCACTGGGCTACCAGCTGGGCTACCCACTACCATTCAACGCTCACAGGGTCAAAGGTTACAGAGGTCCCAGAGCCGTGGAGTTCCACATCATGGGCAATCACATGAGATTTAATAAGGCTGAG ACGGAGAAGGTGATGCCTGCAGACACGTTCTATTTCTCCATCATCAGAGACCCAGTCGCTCTGGCTGAGTCCTCCTTTGCCTATTATAAAGAGGTCGCGCCTGCCTTTCGGAAAGCCAAAAGCTTGGGCGACTTTGCTGACGACCCTAAGAAATACTACGACCCCCGCCTCCGCAACAACCACTACGCCCGGAACCTGTTGTGGTTTGACTTCGGCATGGACCACAATGCTAATTTCTCGGAGGCACTGGCTCAGCGCGCTGAAGCCATGATCCGCCGCACCTTCAAGCTGATTCTGGTGTCTGAGTACTTTGACCAGTCCATGATCCTGCTGAGACACGCCCTCTGCTGGCCGCTGGACGCTGTCGTCTCATTCAGCCTCAACGCTCGGCAGCAGAAGCCCAGTGTCATCGGGGGGATGGGCGGGAGCTGGGTTGGCAAAGCGGTGGCGGCGGCCGGCGTCGGCGGCAGAGTGGTACGTTCCCAAGCCAAGACGCTGACCAATGTTACGGAGGAACAGCGGGAGAAGCTGCGGCAATGGAACGCCCTGGACTGGCACTTATATAAGTCCTTCAACCGGACCTTCTGGGGGGAAATCAATAGGTTCGGTCACGCCCAGATGGAGCAGGAAGTAGCTCTTCTCAGGACGCGGCGGGAAGATCTGGCTCGGGTTTGTCTCAGGGATGGCGGAAAGCCTGTAGAGTCGCACCGGATCCGAGACAAAAACATCCGCCCGTACCAGAGCGGATTGGTGAAAATTCTCGGTTACGAGCTCCAGCTGGGGCTGGACAACGCCACCAGGATGGCCTGTCTGAGCATGATCAGGCCTGAGATCCAGTACAAAGACGTGCTGGATGCTAAACAGTTCCCACGGGCTCCGGCGGCCCAGCCAGGCCAACCGAACCAGGGCCCGATGGTAGCGGCAGGTGGATCTCTTTCAAGACAAGACTCGTCCAGGACAGGAGAGAGGCCGGTAGGGGGAGAGGCTGGGGGGAGGACggtggaggagggggagagggactGGGATGGGAGCCGCTTAATGAGGAGGAACCTGACTTTAATACGAGGGCAAGAAAAAGGAAGATGA
- the gal3st4 gene encoding galactose-3-O-sulfotransferase 4 isoform X1, translating to MLFRRRARMLRLLVCGRLGPVWMWKALLLFVAIGFAGQLLGVIFNKSSVQSAGRSIFSSPDAQGPSLGSCQPHTHIMFLKTHKTASSTVLNMLYRFGDERDLRFALPLGYQLGYPLPFNAHRVKGYRGPRAVEFHIMGNHMRFNKAETEKVMPADTFYFSIIRDPVALAESSFAYYKEVAPAFRKAKSLGDFADDPKKYYDPRLRNNHYARNLLWFDFGMDHNANFSEALAQRAEAMIRRTFKLILVSEYFDQSMILLRHALCWPLDAVVSFSLNARQQKPSVIGGMGGSWVGKAVAAAGVGGRVVRSQAKTLTNVTEEQREKLRQWNALDWHLYKSFNRTFWGEINRFGHAQMEQEVALLRTRREDLARVCLRDGGKPVESHRIRDKNIRPYQSGLVKILGYELQLGLDNATRMACLSMIRPEIQYKDVLDAKQFPRAPAAQPGQPNQGPMVAAGGSLSRQDSSRTGERPVGGEAGGRTVEEGERDWDGSRLMRRNLTLIRGQEKGR from the exons ATGCTTTTCAGACGGAGAgccag GATGTTGCGGTTGCTGGTTTGTGGTCGGTTGGGTCCAGTGTGGATGTGGAAGGCGCTGCTGCTCTTCGTTGCCATTGGGTTTGCTGGCCAGCTGTTGGGGGTCATCTTCAACAAGAG CAGTGTGCAGTCAGCCGGTCGCTCCATCTTTTCCTCCCCCGATGCCCAGGGGCCCTCTCTGGGCTCCTGTCAGCCCCACACCCATATCATGTTCCTCAAGACCCATAAGACGGCCAGCAGCACCGTGCTCAACATGCTGTACCGCTTCGGGGATGAGCGTGACCTGCGCTTCGCCCTGCCACTGGGCTACCAGCTGGGCTACCCACTACCATTCAACGCTCACAGGGTCAAAGGTTACAGAGGTCCCAGAGCCGTGGAGTTCCACATCATGGGCAATCACATGAGATTTAATAAGGCTGAG ACGGAGAAGGTGATGCCTGCAGACACGTTCTATTTCTCCATCATCAGAGACCCAGTCGCTCTGGCTGAGTCCTCCTTTGCCTATTATAAAGAGGTCGCGCCTGCCTTTCGGAAAGCCAAAAGCTTGGGCGACTTTGCTGACGACCCTAAGAAATACTACGACCCCCGCCTCCGCAACAACCACTACGCCCGGAACCTGTTGTGGTTTGACTTCGGCATGGACCACAATGCTAATTTCTCGGAGGCACTGGCTCAGCGCGCTGAAGCCATGATCCGCCGCACCTTCAAGCTGATTCTGGTGTCTGAGTACTTTGACCAGTCCATGATCCTGCTGAGACACGCCCTCTGCTGGCCGCTGGACGCTGTCGTCTCATTCAGCCTCAACGCTCGGCAGCAGAAGCCCAGTGTCATCGGGGGGATGGGCGGGAGCTGGGTTGGCAAAGCGGTGGCGGCGGCCGGCGTCGGCGGCAGAGTGGTACGTTCCCAAGCCAAGACGCTGACCAATGTTACGGAGGAACAGCGGGAGAAGCTGCGGCAATGGAACGCCCTGGACTGGCACTTATATAAGTCCTTCAACCGGACCTTCTGGGGGGAAATCAATAGGTTCGGTCACGCCCAGATGGAGCAGGAAGTAGCTCTTCTCAGGACGCGGCGGGAAGATCTGGCTCGGGTTTGTCTCAGGGATGGCGGAAAGCCTGTAGAGTCGCACCGGATCCGAGACAAAAACATCCGCCCGTACCAGAGCGGATTGGTGAAAATTCTCGGTTACGAGCTCCAGCTGGGGCTGGACAACGCCACCAGGATGGCCTGTCTGAGCATGATCAGGCCTGAGATCCAGTACAAAGACGTGCTGGATGCTAAACAGTTCCCACGGGCTCCGGCGGCCCAGCCAGGCCAACCGAACCAGGGCCCGATGGTAGCGGCAGGTGGATCTCTTTCAAGACAAGACTCGTCCAGGACAGGAGAGAGGCCGGTAGGGGGAGAGGCTGGGGGGAGGACggtggaggagggggagagggactGGGATGGGAGCCGCTTAATGAGGAGGAACCTGACTTTAATACGAGGGCAAGAAAAAGGAAGATGA
- the gal3st4 gene encoding galactose-3-O-sulfotransferase 4 isoform X4 produces the protein MFLKTHKTASSTVLNMLYRFGDERDLRFALPLGYQLGYPLPFNAHRVKGYRGPRAVEFHIMGNHMRFNKAETEKVMPADTFYFSIIRDPVALAESSFAYYKEVAPAFRKAKSLGDFADDPKKYYDPRLRNNHYARNLLWFDFGMDHNANFSEALAQRAEAMIRRTFKLILVSEYFDQSMILLRHALCWPLDAVVSFSLNARQQKPSVIGGMGGSWVGKAVAAAGVGGRVVRSQAKTLTNVTEEQREKLRQWNALDWHLYKSFNRTFWGEINRFGHAQMEQEVALLRTRREDLARVCLRDGGKPVESHRIRDKNIRPYQSGLVKILGYELQLGLDNATRMACLSMIRPEIQYKDVLDAKQFPRAPAAQPGQPNQGPMVAAGGSLSRQDSSRTGERPVGGEAGGRTVEEGERDWDGSRLMRRNLTLIRGQEKGR, from the exons ATGTTCCTCAAGACCCATAAGACGGCCAGCAGCACCGTGCTCAACATGCTGTACCGCTTCGGGGATGAGCGTGACCTGCGCTTCGCCCTGCCACTGGGCTACCAGCTGGGCTACCCACTACCATTCAACGCTCACAGGGTCAAAGGTTACAGAGGTCCCAGAGCCGTGGAGTTCCACATCATGGGCAATCACATGAGATTTAATAAGGCTGAG ACGGAGAAGGTGATGCCTGCAGACACGTTCTATTTCTCCATCATCAGAGACCCAGTCGCTCTGGCTGAGTCCTCCTTTGCCTATTATAAAGAGGTCGCGCCTGCCTTTCGGAAAGCCAAAAGCTTGGGCGACTTTGCTGACGACCCTAAGAAATACTACGACCCCCGCCTCCGCAACAACCACTACGCCCGGAACCTGTTGTGGTTTGACTTCGGCATGGACCACAATGCTAATTTCTCGGAGGCACTGGCTCAGCGCGCTGAAGCCATGATCCGCCGCACCTTCAAGCTGATTCTGGTGTCTGAGTACTTTGACCAGTCCATGATCCTGCTGAGACACGCCCTCTGCTGGCCGCTGGACGCTGTCGTCTCATTCAGCCTCAACGCTCGGCAGCAGAAGCCCAGTGTCATCGGGGGGATGGGCGGGAGCTGGGTTGGCAAAGCGGTGGCGGCGGCCGGCGTCGGCGGCAGAGTGGTACGTTCCCAAGCCAAGACGCTGACCAATGTTACGGAGGAACAGCGGGAGAAGCTGCGGCAATGGAACGCCCTGGACTGGCACTTATATAAGTCCTTCAACCGGACCTTCTGGGGGGAAATCAATAGGTTCGGTCACGCCCAGATGGAGCAGGAAGTAGCTCTTCTCAGGACGCGGCGGGAAGATCTGGCTCGGGTTTGTCTCAGGGATGGCGGAAAGCCTGTAGAGTCGCACCGGATCCGAGACAAAAACATCCGCCCGTACCAGAGCGGATTGGTGAAAATTCTCGGTTACGAGCTCCAGCTGGGGCTGGACAACGCCACCAGGATGGCCTGTCTGAGCATGATCAGGCCTGAGATCCAGTACAAAGACGTGCTGGATGCTAAACAGTTCCCACGGGCTCCGGCGGCCCAGCCAGGCCAACCGAACCAGGGCCCGATGGTAGCGGCAGGTGGATCTCTTTCAAGACAAGACTCGTCCAGGACAGGAGAGAGGCCGGTAGGGGGAGAGGCTGGGGGGAGGACggtggaggagggggagagggactGGGATGGGAGCCGCTTAATGAGGAGGAACCTGACTTTAATACGAGGGCAAGAAAAAGGAAGATGA